From the Caloramator mitchellensis genome, the window TCATCTATATCTTTACATAGTTCAATAATTTTATCTAAAATTTTATGCCTATCTTTAGCTTCTTTAAGGATTTTTTCTGCAATTTTGTTTAATTGTGAATTAGAATTTCCAAATCCAACACTTAATTTTAAACTATCAAATAAAATTTTAGCGAGTTCAAGTTTTGCATTATTAGATAAATTATTTAAATTGATTTCTTTGCTTGTGTTACTGTAATTTGGGGATGTATTACTACCTTTTTTATCATTGTATTTTTCTTCTTGTGATGAGATATTTATTGATTTGTGAGCAAATATATTTAGTATTTTTGTTATAAAATTTAAGCTTTTGCCTGATTTAACATTAGGATTAGTAATAGTATCATAGACGCAACCACATTCACACGAAACTGGTAGGTTTAAAATGAAACCTTCTTTGGATGGGAAACAAGTATTTTTAAGTATGTGTTTGATATTTCCACAGTTTGGACATTTTGCAACGATAAAGTCATCATTTGCCTTTATAAATTTCACATTTCCAACCCCTTTTAATAAAACATTTTAAAATTAAATTATTAAACACACTTAATAATATTATTCATTATCTTTTCTATACTTTTTAGGAGTATATTTTTTATTGATTATTTTAGCCTGCCTCATACCAAATTCTAATGCTGCTAAAATACTTTCAATAGCTTCTGGAGATGCAGGCTCTCCGTTAAACATTAATCCTTGTTGTTTAAGTAAATCTTCTTTCATTTTTTCAAGTCTTTTAGCAATATCTTTTTCTTCTTTAGCAGTAAGTTGAAGAGTTGAGGATTCAGTTTTTTCTGTATAATCTTTCTCTATATAACCAGCAGCTCTAAACATATATTCCTCATCTACATTTAAACATCGAGCAAGAATTTTAATCGTGTCAGCGTCGGGCTTTTCTGTAACTCCACTTTCTATTCTACTAATAGTAGTATTACTTAAACCTGTTATTTGTGCTAATTTCCTTTGGCTGTAACCTTTGCTTTGCCTTAGTCTGACAACATAATCACCAAAGGCTTCATTTTCTTTTTTATATATCATATCTCAATTTCTCCTCCTTGCCCTTGTTCTAAAATAA encodes:
- a CDS encoding helix-turn-helix domain-containing protein — its product is MIYKKENEAFGDYVVRLRQSKGYSQRKLAQITGLSNTTISRIESGVTEKPDADTIKILARCLNVDEEYMFRAAGYIEKDYTEKTESSTLQLTAKEEKDIAKRLEKMKEDLLKQQGLMFNGEPASPEAIESILAALEFGMRQAKIINKKYTPKKYRKDNE